Proteins encoded within one genomic window of Anopheles bellator unplaced genomic scaffold, idAnoBellAS_SP24_06.2 scaffold00659_ctg1, whole genome shotgun sequence:
- the LOC131214348 gene encoding late histone H1-like: MADTVASEAPAAASAASPAVVAKSPKKPKAAAGPKKPKLPAAHPPVNDMIFAAIKALNERNGSSVQAIKKYVAANYKADVTKLATFMKKALKSGVTSGKLVQTKGTGASGSFKLSPSAKKPPVEKKKKVEAPKKSASVADKKKKTVAKKAAGEKKPKKVAKKAEAGAAKKPKAAAATKKPKTAAAKPPKAAAAKKAAKKPATPKQKATKPSKAAAAKPKTPKPKKAAAPAKKPAAKKAAPAKK; the protein is encoded by the coding sequence ATGGCAGATACCGTAGCAAGTGAAGCGCCAGCCGCAGCCTCCGCTGCCTCcccagcggtggtggccaaatcTCCGAAAAAGCCGAAGGCCGCCGCAGGACCCAAGAAGCCGAAACTGCCAGCGGCCCACCCGCCGGTGAACGACATGATCTTTGCCGCCATCAAGGCTCTGAACGAGCGCAACGGATCTTCGGTACAGGCGATCAAGAAGTACGTAGCAGCCAACTACAAGGCCGACGTGACCAAGCTGGCCACGTTCATGAAGAAGGCTTTGAAGAGCGGAGTGACCAGTGGCAAGCTTGTGCAAACCAAGGGAACCGGAGCGTCGGGCTCGTTCAAACTGTCGCCCTCCGCCAAGAAGCCTCCGgtagagaagaaaaagaaggttGAGGCCCCGAAGAAGTCTGCCTCTGTTGCcgacaagaagaagaagactgTGGCCAAGAAGGCAGCCGGAGAGAAGAAGCCAAAGAAGGTGGCGAAGAAGGCAGAAGCTGGCGCAGCCAAGAAGCCGAAGGCTGCAGCAGCCACGAAGAAACCAAAGACAGCCGCTGCCAAGCCACCAAAGGCAGCCGCCGCCAAGAAAGCCGCCAAGAAGCCAGCAACTCCCAAGCAGAAGGCTACCAAGCCATCCAAGGCAGCTGCAGCGAAGCCAAAGACGCCCAAGCCGAAGAAGGCCGCTGCTCCCGCCAAGAAACCAGCTGCCAAGAAGG